A segment of the Patescibacteria group bacterium genome:
TTTGAAGTCTAATGAATCTGCAACAATAAATAAAATTTGGAGTGAGTCTGTTCGCCTTTTTACTCCTATGCCAAGCTTGGCAATTCATATGCATCATACATTGAGAATGTCTCCATTTATTGATTGGAAAAGTTTGTGGGATTCAATGGATACATCACATTTATGAAATTAGATATTATTTTACGAACTCATTCTACAGGTAACTTGCGACCAGGCACACGTTTTCTACAAGTACCAAAAGAACAGTTGGTTTTAACATGTACCACTTCACTCATAAATTCTGCGAATCTCGTTTCGCCAGATGACCACGAAATAAAAATAGTAATAGTAGATGATCACTCAACAGAATCATGCGTTGCTGGCTTGAAAAGAATTTTAGCAACTTCAAAACATCCAACACAACTAATTCAGATAGAACAACCGGGGCATGCTGCATCGCTTATGGCTTGCTATGAATATGGTAGAGATCATGCTCGAGATGTTATCTATTTTATTGAAGATGATTACCTTCACTTTCCGTCTGCGATCTCTGAAATGATTGAAATGTACGATTGGGTAAAGGCTAGCCTGGGTGATAAAGAAGTTGCGCTCTTAGCAAATGATGATCCTGATAGTTATCGTAATCCTTGGATGGAACCAGCAAGGATTGTATTAGGTAAGTATCGTCATTGGAGAACAAACTTGTTTTCTACTAGCTCATTTTGGTTTTCAAAAAAAACACTGCTTAAGTATTGGGACATTTATATGCGGCATACACATTACGGGGAACATGAAGTGATTCATGAGGGTACGACTGTCGATAGAGTATGGCGACATTCTGTTCAATTGTTTACTCCAATACCATCATTAGCTGTTCATATGGAATACACAGACAATATTGCTCCATTTGTTTATTGGGAAGGCCTGTGGAAAAGTATTATAGTGCCGTAGTGTATAATCTAGAGTACGGATTGGTATTCTAGATTATGAAAAAACTACTAAATTTTGTTAAATATAATAACTTCTTTTCTCTCGGAGTTATGTTTCTGTTACTTGGAACTGGAGTGACTTTTGCTGCGAGTCCTACCGCACGTGATGCAATAGTTTTAAAAAATGAATCTGTTGTATCTATTGATAATACCTATATTATTAGTGTAAATTTAAATGCATTTAACCCAAATCTAAAGATTACTACAATTACTGAAGATGCAGTTAATTACAATGTAGGGTACAGCTACGATACAATTGATCTTATTGATGATATCTGGCAGCGTGCTACATTACAAAAAACGTTGGTAGTGTCTAAAGAAGCATTGCAAGGTAAAGATCTTGGATTATTTGTATCTGAGCAATTAAGTCAGATGGTAGATAGTCATTTGGCATATCTTAAAAATGTACAAAAGATAGAAATAACTAAAGGTGCTACACAAAAAATTGTTGCTACTGAATATTCCGGCCTTCTTGGAAGTGTATTGAGTTCACAGGAAAAAGTATTCAATGGATATGTTCCTGTGATTCCTCCAGAAAATAAAGATGAAGAAAAGACAGAGACACTTGCTGTGAATGAAGAACCAGAATCAGAACGATCAAAATCAATCGGAGCTGCAGAACGAGCTGCTATTCAACAGCAGAAAGATGAGGAAGCTCGACGACAATCTGAAGAAGCTAGAATTAGAGATGAAGTGAATCGAATGCTTGAAGAACAAAATAAACCACAAGAAGAAGTTCCAGCTGAAACTGAAGAGCCAGCTCAACCAGTTGGATCTGCAAGTGGTAGTGAGTCAGAAATAGAAACTCCAACCCCGGAACCCACACCAACTCCGGAGCCTATACCAGAACCTGAACCAACTCCGACCCCAGAGCCAACTCCAACACCGGAACCAGAACCCACACCAACCCCAGAACCTCAGCCTGAGCCAACACCGACTCCAGAACCAACTCCTACACCTGAGCCAGCACCAGAGGCCGAAGAGCCAGTTACAACCCCATCAGAACCTGCTCCTGATCAATAAAATACTGTTATTTTAGGCTTTATAATTAGTTTTGACCCAACAGGAATTTTCCTGTACTATTCAACTACATGAAACAATCTTTTCTTTTCACAAAAACACGTCGGGAAGCACCAAAAGACGAAGTCTCAAAAAATGCTCAGCTTCTTATTAGAGCCGGATATATTCACAAAGAAATGGCAGGTGTGTATTCTTATTTACCACTTGGACTAAAAGTTTTAAATAATATTGAGAATGTTATTCGAGAAGAAATGAATGCAATAGAAGGACAGGAAGTACAACTTACTGCGCTACAAGATAAAAATAAATGGGAAGCAGTAGATCGATGGGATGATAAGAATGTTGATGTATGGTTTAAGACTAAGTTAAAAAACGATACAGATATTAGTCTTGCGTATACTCATGAACCTGCAATTACTGTAGTAATGAAAGATTATATAACTTCATATAGAGATCTCCCTCAATATCCATATCAGTTTCAAACTAAATTTCGAAATGAAACACGAGCAAAAAGTGGAATCTTTCGTGGTAGAGAATTCTTGATGAAAGATTTGTATTCTTTCTCTAAAACTCAAGAAGAACTCGATACATTTTATGAGAAAGCTATTGTTGCATACAAAAATATATTTAATCGTGTGGGTCTTGGAGATAAAACATATTTAACATTAGCAAGTGGTGGATCATTTGGTTCAAAATATTCTCATGAATTTCAAACACTTACTGGAGCAGGGGAAGATAATATCTATATCCATAAAGGGAAAAATATAGCTATTAACGATGAAGTCTACAATGATGAAACTCTTGAAATGCTAGGTATTAAAAAAGAAGAATTAATACAGGATAAATCAGTTGAAGTAGGAAATATCTACAAACTAGGGACATTTTATTCAGGACCACTTGAATTGAAATACACAACAAGTACAGGTGAAAGTAAGGAAGTTATTATGGGTAGTTATGGTATTGGTTTGGGACGTGTTATGGGAACCATAGTAGAAGTATTATCTGACGAAAAAGGTATTGTTTGGCCAGAAAGTATAGCACCATTTAAAATTCACCTTATATTACTTGGTGGAAAAGATGATAAAGCAAAAAACTATGCTGATGAGCTCTACAAAAAGCTTAGTGAAAAAAATGTTGAAGTGCTTTATGACGATAGAGACGCTCGAGCAGGAGAAAAGTTTGCAGATTCAGATCTGATAGGAATTCCATATAGAGTAATAGTAAGTGACAAGGGAATGGAAGCTGGAAAACTAGAAATGAAAGTACGAAAGACAGGAGAGATACAAAGTATTACCGAAGAAGAACTGTTCACCCTATAAAGATTTAAAAAGTATAATGTTCAAAAATTTCCGACAAAGACTTACAAAAATGTTTAGCAATGAGATCGGCATCGATCTTGGAACTGCTAATACATTGGTCTATTTACGTGGTCGTGGAATTGTAATTAATGAACCATCAGTAGTTGCAATCAATCAGAAGACAGGAACTGTAGTTGCAATTGGAACACAAGCAAAAGATATGCTTGGACGTACTCCTCAGCATATTATCGCAGTAAAACCGCTTGTAGACGGAGTTATATCAGATTTTGAGGTGACAGAAGAAATGATTACCTATCTACTAAACAAAGCGCAGAAAGATACAAAAAAGTTTCTCGGTCCAAAAGTAGTGGTGGGTGTGCCATCAGGAATTACCAATGTTGAGACACGAGCAGTTCGAGATGCTACAAAAAACGCAGGAGCTAGAGAAGTATATATAGTTGAAGAGCCTATGGCCGCTGCTGTTGGTATTCGCTTGCCTGTAATGGAACCAGTTGGAAATATGATTATTGATATTGGTGGTG
Coding sequences within it:
- a CDS encoding aminoacyl--tRNA ligase-related protein, translated to MKQSFLFTKTRREAPKDEVSKNAQLLIRAGYIHKEMAGVYSYLPLGLKVLNNIENVIREEMNAIEGQEVQLTALQDKNKWEAVDRWDDKNVDVWFKTKLKNDTDISLAYTHEPAITVVMKDYITSYRDLPQYPYQFQTKFRNETRAKSGIFRGREFLMKDLYSFSKTQEELDTFYEKAIVAYKNIFNRVGLGDKTYLTLASGGSFGSKYSHEFQTLTGAGEDNIYIHKGKNIAINDEVYNDETLEMLGIKKEELIQDKSVEVGNIYKLGTFYSGPLELKYTTSTGESKEVIMGSYGIGLGRVMGTIVEVLSDEKGIVWPESIAPFKIHLILLGGKDDKAKNYADELYKKLSEKNVEVLYDDRDARAGEKFADSDLIGIPYRVIVSDKGMEAGKLEMKVRKTGEIQSITEEELFTL
- a CDS encoding glycosyltransferase, producing the protein MKLDIILRTHSTGNLRPGTRFLQVPKEQLVLTCTTSLINSANLVSPDDHEIKIVIVDDHSTESCVAGLKRILATSKHPTQLIQIEQPGHAASLMACYEYGRDHARDVIYFIEDDYLHFPSAISEMIEMYDWVKASLGDKEVALLANDDPDSYRNPWMEPARIVLGKYRHWRTNLFSTSSFWFSKKTLLKYWDIYMRHTHYGEHEVIHEGTTVDRVWRHSVQLFTPIPSLAVHMEYTDNIAPFVYWEGLWKSIIVP